A single region of the Globicephala melas chromosome 12, mGloMel1.2, whole genome shotgun sequence genome encodes:
- the TMSB10 gene encoding thymosin beta-10: MADKPDMGEIASFDKAKLKKTETQEKNTLPTKETIEQEKQAK, encoded by the exons ATGGCAGACAAGCCGGACATGGGGGAAATCGCCAGCTTCGATAAGGCCAAGCTGAAGAAGACGGAGACGCAGGAGAAGAACACCCTGCCGACCAAAGAGA ccattGAGCAGGAGAAGCAAGCGAAGTGA